Proteins from a genomic interval of Maylandia zebra isolate NMK-2024a linkage group LG15, Mzebra_GT3a, whole genome shotgun sequence:
- the LOC101464762 gene encoding pleckstrin homology domain-containing family G member 1 isoform X3, whose product MDSSPDSAERPISYSSTSSSASSRDSHCSLGSRTTLVAAPHCNPMTADRDSGAIRLELVPARQLECREEDDRNDGATDTGTGQGRYSSGQTPTENSEPELSPEGGERAKQGPRTYVDRVVQEILDTERTYVQDLRSIVEDYLECISNQSRLALSSEDKKSLFGNIQDIYHFNRDLLHDLEKCNADPVAIAECFVSKSQEFHIYTQYCTNYPRSVAVLTECMRNKALAKFFRERQESLRHSLPLGSYLLKPVQRILKYHLLLHEIANHMEKDTETYEVVQEAIDTMQRVAWHINDMKRKHEHAVRLQEIQSLLTNWKGPDLIGYGELVLEGTFRLQRAKNERTLFLFDKLLLITKKREETYTYKAHILCCNLMLVEVIPKEPLSFSVFHYKNPKLQHTVQAKSQQDKRMWILHLKRLILENHPAKIPAKAKQAILEMDATHHPGFHYTPDGEKKDSPQTKEGPTPRRGRRKEPLSKLLKNAKQNAANADGEKRTSLGATLLSPVSQLALGTIGRSRSLINQSQESLDPGDHYDHSDREEGEESHQQDADDEDDSGLGGGKRLRVPGKGSRKRLNPQASVDSIEQWKTFNMSSADLQRARESLVRDGSHHPPLLRTPHVTEEPPDSPIPSVIVTESDPSVRNIWADHQARRAMFPTRQRTMQPDDEDEDIYQMFVPTEPNGQEPEVPSERSEAPSSPRTARPCSWHVEQVPTVQVEPPPSGSRVLRRASSAGEKATEPRESPEDDQAGHSKMEVIHTESSSNDISGSSSAEQLTMDDIENVYDNISYEDLKSMGLIRRDPEESQSQKDASTDAQRSRSEAEKAVNVPEVKESMSKPDSLPEDHKSLTQEGKSFGTCELKIVEEENIYDTICFRDPPSTEVMEKNEGDKLKEERNSVLLRAFVSEQSSHFREDEGPAPCLAPCSSEPDLSSSSTSETFSQKGDKMSEQVDELWNDLENYIKKNEKKADRLPAAFPVSASESPKKTSSVKKSPVKSTPVNTHAACAPTSSPTHQPKPPPVTATLSFTIPLINLPEQSEGTTEEETHSPSPASRPLPVTPEPVPGTVKSIRNRLARLSSGSFRLEDDDLVELPQRNISQRENSLKDLHSLFPGELAGLDSPLASSSLLLGESVDFPLELMDKTKSRVFLMARQYSQKIKKANQLLRMRSMDPGDSCSRARAEKKQKDLAAILEEKKQGGAAIGARIAEYSHLYDQVMFKDSSSPTSATPHHSHPGLSSSPSMPETSLEEDWLHSTYSNGELASFVSSSSEVGEARASSTPQRRLTSACSTPSFFPPSPTSPPAQRWSSCISAPIEKEEHVYSSIKRHPSFNAPSLPAKSSPSAQSVSSTGSQQQEKSGLKCNGLDVDRSTNRLHGPSLGRAGRQSSLPERSTQGLSDLTLHDGQKVVVLNRASALSILTATQNYLANFKDNGEDDDDYVEIRSEDESEQQRDRLSQKNGSSAALAGQNRGVIQSQSLPCTPIRSCDPLRPLDHEHLEKYLWNEPQQSQPNIVQSLREKFQCLSSSSFA is encoded by the exons gaCTACTTGGAGTGCATAAGTAACCAGTCTCGACTGGCCTTGAGCTCTGAGGACAAAAAGTCACTATTTGGCAACATCCAGGACATCTACCACTTTAACAG GGATCTTCTTCATGATCTTGAGAAGTGCAACGCAGACCCCGTGGCCATCGCAGAGTGCTTTGTATCCAAG AGTCAGGAGTTCCACATTTATACCCAGTACTGCACCAACTACCCACG GTCTGTTGCTGTGCTCACAGAATGCATGAGAAACAAGGCGTTGGCCAAGTTTTTCCGCGAGCGCCAAGAATCTCTGAGGCACTCCTTGCCCCTGGGCTCCTACCTGCTCAAGCCAGTGCAGAGAATCCTCAAGTACCATCTACTATTGCAT GAGATAGCCAACCACATGGAGAAGGACACAGAGACCTATGAGGTCGTACAGGAAGCCATAGACACCATGCAGAGAGTGGCGTGGCACATCAATGACATGAAGAGGAAGCACGAGCACGCTGTGAGGTTGCAG GAAATCCAGAGCCTTCTTACCAACTGGAAGGGCCCTGATCTGATTGGCTACGGAGAGCTGGTCCTTGAAGGAACATTTCGTCTGCAGCGTGCCAAAAATGAACGAACACTCTTCCTCTTTGACAAACTTCTATTAATAACTAAGAAACGAGAAGAAACCTACACGTACAAGGCTCACATCCTG TGCTGTAATCTGATGCTGGTGGAAGTCATCCCTAAAGAACCACTGAGTTTCAGTGTGTTTCACTACAAGAACCCCAAACTACAACATACAGTTCAG GCTAAATCCCAGCAAGACAAACGCATGTGGATCTTACACCTCAAGAGACTCATACTTGAAAACCATCCTGCCAAAATCCCTGCCAAG GCCAAACAAGCTATTTTGGAAATGGATGCGACAC atCATCCCGGGTTTCACTATACCCCCGACGGTGAAAAGAAGGATTCCCCTCAAACCAAGGAAGGCCCCACTCCTCGCAGAGGGCGCAGGAAAG AACCTCTGTCCAAATTACTGAAGAATGCTAAGCAGAATGCAGCCAATGCAGACGGTGAAAAA CGAACAAGTCTAGGTGCCACACTGCTTTCTCCAGTGTCCCAGCTGGCTCTGGGCACAATTGGCCGCAGCCGTAGCCTCATCAACCAATCACAGGAGTCCTTAGATCCTGGCGATCACTATGACCACAGTGACCGGGAGGAAGGGGAGGAGTCACATCAGCAGGACGCTGACGATGAGGATGACAGTGGTCTG GGAGGCGGAAAGAGGCTGCGGGTGCCTGGCAAAGGCAGTAGAAAGAGGCTGAACCCTCAGGCTTCTGTTGATAGCATTGAACAGTGGAAAACTTTCAACATGAGTTCAGCAGACCTACAG AGAGCCAGAGAATCCCTTGTACGGGACGGAAGTCACCACCCACCACTCCTCAGGACACCACACGTGACAGAGGAGCCTCCAGACTCCCCCATTCCCTCTGTAATAGTAACAGAAAGTGACCCGTCAGTGAGGAACATTTGGGCAGACCATCAGGCTCGCAGGGCAATGTTCCCCACCCGCCAGAGAACAATGCAGCCTGACGATGAAGACGAGGACATCTACCAGATGTTTGTTCCCACAGAGCCAAACGGACAAGAGCCAGAGGTGCCTTCAGAGAGATCAGAAGCTCCCTCATCGCCAAGGACCGCTCGGCCCTGCAGCTGGCATGTTGAACAGGTGCCCACGGTGCAGGTTGAACCTCCACCCAGCGGTAGCAGAGTCCTGCGGAGGGCAAGCAGTGCCGGGGAGAAGGCTACAGAGCCTCGAGAGAGCCCCGAAGATGACCAGGCCGGTCACAGCAAAATGGAAGTGATCCACACTGAATCATCCAGCAATGATATATCTGGATCATCTTCAGCTGAGCAGCTGACAATGGATGATATTGAAAATGTTTATGACAATATCAGCTATGAGGACCTAAAGAGCATGGGACTCATCAGAAGAGACCCTGAAGAAAGCCAGTCGCAGAAAGATGCTTCTACAGATGCACAGCGTTCCCGGAGTGAGGCAGAGAAAGCAGTCAATGTTCCAGAGGTCAAAGAGTCTATGTCCAAACCAGACAGTTTGCCAGAGGACCATAAGTCACTAACACAAGAGGGGAAGTCATTTGGGACATGTGAACTCAAAATAGTGGAGGAGGAGAATATCTATGACACAATCTGTTTTAGGGATCCGCCATCAACCGAGGTCatggaaaaaaatgaaggtgataaattaaaagaagagaGGAACAGTGTGCTGCTTAGAGCATTTGTTTCTGAGCAGAGCTCCCACTTTAGAGAGGATGAAGGACCAGCCCCCTGCCTTGCCCCATGTTCTTCTGAGCCCGATCTTTCGTCTTCTTCCACCTCTGAGACCTTTTCTCAGAAAGGAGATAAGATGTCCGAGCAGGTCGATGAACTCTGGAACGACTTGGAAAACTACATcaagaaaaacgagaagaaaGCTGATCGACTTCCTGCTGCATTCCCAGTGAGTGCCAGCGAGTCGCCGAAGAAGACCTCGTCTGTCAAAAAAAGCCCTGTGAAGAGCACTCCTGTAAATACTCATGCAGCCTGTGCACCCACCAGTTCCCCAACACATCAACCTAAGCCCCCACCTGTCACTGCCACACTCTCATTCACCATCCCACTTATCAACCTTCCTGAACAAAGTGAAGGTACCACTGAAGAAGAAACCCACAGCCCTTCTCCTGCATCACGCCCCCTTCCTGTCACCCCAGAGCCCGTCCCAGGAACCGTGAAGAGCATCCGCAACCGACTGGCTCGTCTAAGCAGCGGCAGCTTTCGCCTGGAGGATGACGATCTGGTGGAGCTTCCCCAGCGAAACATCTCTCAGAGAGAAAATTCCCTCAAGGACCTTCACAGTTTGTTCCCAGGGGAGCTGGCAGGTCTGGACTCACCCCTGGCATCCTCCTCTCTCCTGCTGGGTGAGTCTGTGGACTTTCCCCTGGAACTGATGGACAAAACTAAGAGCCGTGTGTTCCTCATGGCACGCCAGTATAGCCAGAAGATTAAGAAAGCAAACCAGCTGCTTCGCATGAGGAGCATGGACCCTGGAGACTCTTGCAGTCGTGCCAGAgcagagaagaaacagaaagatCTCGCAGCCATCTTAGAGGAGAAGAAACAAGGAGGTGCAGCCATag GTGCAAGGATAGCAGAGTACTCCCATCTGTATGACCAGGTGATGTTTAAAGATTCCTCCAGTCCAACCTCTGCTACCCCACATCACTCCCATCCAGGTCTGTCATCTTCTCCGTCCATGCCTGAGACCTCTCTGGAAGAGGACTGGCTACACTCCACCTACAGCAACGGAGAGCTGGCCAGCTTTGTCTCCTCGTCTAGCGAGGTGGGAGAGGCTCGAGCATCTTCTACCCCTCAGCGCAGGCTTACTTCAGCCTGCTCCACCCCTTCTTTCTTCCCTCCATCTCCGACCAGTCCACCGGCACAGAGATGGAGCTCGTGCATTTCCGCGCCTATTGAGAAAGAAGAGCACGTGTACAGCTCCATTAAGAGACATCCTTCCTTTAATGCACCATCTTTGCCCGCAAAGTCCTCCCCTTCTGCTCAGTCAGTCAGTTCTACTGGCAGCCAACAGCAGGAGAAGTCTGGACTTAAATGTAACGGACTCGATGTAGATCGATCCACAAACAGACTTCATGGTCCAAGTCTAGGCCGAGCTGGCCGGCAAAGTAGCCTCCCAGAGCGGTCTACCCAGGGGCTTTCAGACCTCACTTTACACGATGGCCAAAAGGTGGTGGTCCTGAATCGGGCTTCTGCACTGAGCATACTCACCGCTACCCAGAACTACTTGGCCAACTTCAAGGACAATGGGGAAGATGACGATGACTATGTCGAAATCCGCTCAGAGGATGAGAGTGAACAACAGCGTGACAGGTTGTCGCAGAAGAACGGCAGCTCAGCCGCTCTTGCCGGTCAGAATCGGGGCGTTATCCAGTCTCAGAGTCTACCGTGCACCCCAATCCGCTCCTGCGACCCGCTGAGACCTTTGGACCACGAGCATTTGGAAAAATACCTGTGGAACGAGCCGCAGCAGAGCCAGCCCAACATCGTCCAGTCTCTGAGGGAGAAGTTTCAGTGTCTGAGCTCCAGCAGCTTTGCCTGA